The Halalkalibaculum roseum genome window below encodes:
- a CDS encoding pyridoxal phosphate-dependent decarboxylase family protein, with protein MSLDVPTRQFQRWIEEAGELIAEYYEEKSDKRVFAGKSAGEVIALFDEPLPEKSSEIESVLSEVREKVLESITNSAGPKYFGYITGGGNQVAVLAEMIKASLNQNNLKWHSSPVSTEMERLVMRWVAAFIGYPETSAGVLLSGGSVANFNCLAVARKIKSPVDVAEEGVYGSPPQTVYVSAEGHSSFDKAVDMLGLGKKYLRKIPVDEEQRIIPDALDEAIGKDKENGLHPICGIGVAGTTNTGAVDDLNAVADICEKHNIWCHVDAAYGGPAAAVSGVSHLFDGIERADSVVINPHKWMFVPFEAGGVLVKDPEHLRATFSTIPDYLKSDKTGDARTDLMEYNLPLTKEFKALKVWMTLKAYGAQKIRETIREDIDKAAYLVEKIKVEHSLELMAPAPLSIVCFRYRSPGAERNEKELNKINDELIHHVEQDGRVFLTGTKIDGATAMRVCFINHRTERRHIDELVEVVLELGELVSA; from the coding sequence ATGAGTCTTGATGTACCTACCCGTCAATTTCAGCGATGGATTGAAGAAGCCGGAGAGCTTATAGCTGAATACTATGAAGAGAAATCAGATAAAAGAGTATTTGCCGGTAAGTCCGCCGGGGAGGTCATAGCCTTATTTGACGAACCCTTACCGGAAAAGTCTTCTGAAATAGAGAGCGTGCTCTCTGAAGTGCGTGAAAAGGTACTGGAGAGTATTACCAACAGCGCAGGACCCAAATATTTCGGTTACATAACCGGCGGTGGGAACCAGGTGGCTGTGCTTGCTGAGATGATCAAGGCTTCACTAAATCAGAATAATTTGAAATGGCACTCTTCCCCGGTCAGCACCGAAATGGAGCGGCTGGTCATGCGATGGGTGGCAGCATTTATCGGCTATCCCGAGACCAGTGCGGGGGTATTACTCAGCGGAGGGTCTGTCGCCAATTTTAACTGCCTGGCCGTGGCAAGAAAGATCAAATCGCCGGTAGATGTGGCTGAAGAAGGAGTATATGGGAGTCCGCCTCAAACCGTCTATGTCTCGGCTGAGGGCCATTCGAGTTTTGACAAGGCGGTTGATATGCTAGGGCTTGGTAAGAAATATCTGCGAAAAATTCCTGTGGATGAAGAACAACGTATCATCCCTGACGCCCTTGATGAAGCGATCGGGAAGGACAAAGAAAATGGCCTCCATCCTATATGCGGAATTGGCGTAGCGGGAACCACAAATACAGGGGCTGTTGATGATCTCAATGCAGTCGCTGATATCTGTGAAAAGCACAATATCTGGTGCCATGTGGATGCGGCATATGGTGGACCCGCTGCGGCAGTATCGGGCGTGAGTCACCTGTTTGACGGTATTGAACGCGCGGATTCTGTGGTAATCAATCCCCATAAATGGATGTTTGTGCCTTTTGAAGCCGGCGGAGTGCTGGTTAAGGACCCGGAGCACTTACGGGCCACTTTTAGTACTATTCCCGACTATCTAAAATCCGACAAAACCGGTGATGCAAGAACGGATCTGATGGAGTATAACCTTCCGCTGACCAAAGAGTTCAAGGCGCTGAAAGTTTGGATGACCCTCAAAGCCTACGGTGCCCAAAAAATCAGAGAGACAATTCGAGAGGATATTGACAAGGCAGCATACCTGGTAGAGAAAATCAAAGTAGAGCATAGCCTGGAACTGATGGCACCCGCCCCATTGTCGATTGTCTGTTTTCGGTATCGGTCACCCGGAGCGGAACGTAACGAAAAGGAGTTGAATAAGATTAATGATGAGCTTATTCACCACGTGGAGCAGGATGGAAGAGTATTTCTGACAGGAACCAAAATCGATGGAGCGACAGCCATGCGGGTTTGTTTTATCAACCATCGTACGGAGCGAAGGCATATCGATGAGTTGGTTGAGGTGGTTTTGGAACTAGGTGAACTGGTGAGTGCCTGA
- a CDS encoding Mut7-C RNAse domain-containing protein: MESKGIPHTAVFRVLVNGAPESADYNVMPDDEIEVFPMEEVDPDELETIFSSPPAFIADSHLAKLGRDLRLLGIDTLINEEKEDAEIIRLSNNEKRMILTRNLNLLRHGSTQYGYWVRSEDPDQQLDEVLSRFNLFEMIQPFSRCMTCNGMLDEVSPEEVREEVPPKVREWCDQYHRCKDCGKVYWKGSHYDKLKEKVQRVINKMQRQG, encoded by the coding sequence ATGGAATCTAAAGGTATTCCACATACGGCAGTATTCCGGGTTCTGGTCAATGGCGCACCGGAATCGGCAGATTATAATGTTATGCCAGACGATGAAATTGAAGTCTTCCCAATGGAAGAAGTGGATCCTGATGAGCTTGAAACGATATTCTCGTCTCCTCCCGCTTTTATCGCCGACAGCCATTTAGCAAAGCTGGGTCGTGACCTTAGATTATTGGGGATTGATACCTTAATAAATGAGGAAAAAGAAGATGCAGAGATCATTCGCCTGTCAAACAATGAGAAGAGAATGATACTCACCCGGAACCTGAACCTGCTTCGGCACGGCTCCACACAATACGGGTACTGGGTACGTTCCGAAGATCCTGACCAACAATTGGATGAGGTTCTCTCCCGCTTTAATCTGTTTGAAATGATTCAACCTTTCAGCCGATGTATGACCTGCAATGGTATGCTTGACGAGGTTTCACCGGAGGAGGTACGCGAAGAAGTTCCTCCGAAGGTACGTGAGTGGTGTGACCAATATCACCGATGTAAAGACTGCGGTAAAGTTTACTGGAAAGGTTCCCACTATGACAAGCTCAAGGAGAAGGTCCAGAGGGTTATTAATAAGATGCAGAGACAGGGCTAA